In Nicotiana tabacum cultivar K326 chromosome 10, ASM71507v2, whole genome shotgun sequence, the DNA window AGAATGTTTCATTGGCCTTGATTAGGTTGAGAAATTTCTTTAGAGCTATATGTAGTAAGGTCATAAGGCGAAGAGATCTTGAAACAATACAGTCTGAAATTGTTAAAATAACATGTGAGCTTGAAAAGATTTTTCATCCAACATTTTTTGACATAATGCCACATTTGCCTATTCATTTGGTGAATGAAATTAAGCTTGGGGGTTTGGCTCATCTTCGTTGGATGTATCCCATTGAGAGGAACCTATGTAAGTACAAGGCATTTGTACGTAATCGATCTAGGCCAGAAGCGTCAATAGCAGAGAGGTTTTTGACTTACTTGATTTTTTGTTCGAGATATCTACATGATGGTGTGAAGACAAAATTTAGTAGGTACCAAACTGTAGATGATGAGTTCTCTCAAAATTTGTCACCTATATTCCCTAATATATGCCATCTAATTGGAAgtaagaaaaaaatacttttctcaTGGATGCACAGTTATGTTTTGAAGCACATCGATATGCTCTGTTCAATACTAGAGATGAGCAAATGGAAAAGTTTATCGAGtaagataaattatattaatatttatttatttttatataattttttctttattatatgatTAATCTTGAAATATTCTTGATTACAAGGAGCATAAGAATTTAATTGTTAATTATAGTAGATCAAATGCATGGGTAAGAGCGAGGGATCATAGTCGGGAATTCAACAATTGGTTTAAAGAGAAAGTTAAAAATATTGTATTGCCATATTATTTAAGATGGCTAGCCAAAGGACCTAATATGGTAGCCAAAAGATATACGGGATATTTTATTAATGGATACCGATTTCATACTAAAGAACGGGATTCCCGAGGCAAGACTCAAAATAGTGGAGTAACTTTATCGGAAATAACAGATAGTTTTGCTAGTGCTAGGGACCAAAATCCCATCGATGGTGAGGTTATCTATTATGGAGTGATTCAGGATATCATTGAGATTGATTATTGGGGTTGTTTCAGTGTTGTGCTATTTAGATGTGATTGGTTTTGTAATGAAATAGATGATTATGGGTTAACTCGGGTGTACTTCAATAGATTATGCAGTAGAGATGACCCTTTTGTGTTGGCATCACAAGTTTATCAAATTTTTTATGTGGAGGATCCAACTGAGAAAGATGTTTATTATGCGAGGAGCAAAGTACCTGTTGATTTGTATGATCTAGAGGAAGAGAACTGTCCTAATATTGGAGACACATTTTGGAGGGAACCTAATAATGACATTGGTTCCTCATCTAGATTACTTGATGTTGACATTAGATGGTCAAGAGATGATGTACCTGTTGATATCATTGATACTCCATCTAATGCACAAAATTCACATGATACAATGGTGGAAACATCGGAAGAGGAGGATGGGTTTGATGATACTGATTGGGACTGGATGGAAGCAGATGATTAAataagaaaattttgaaattctttTAAGTATATACTTTTTGAGTGAGTGATAATGccttttttaataaatattttatgattatttttgtttatttcctTTATAAAAATTGTTCTAATATGCTTCAATTTTTGCAGGATTTGAGAGAGATTTCGGATACTTTGTTCGGTTGTTGAGGCCCATCCCTTCTCCCACGTCCTCTTTGGTTTAGTTGGTAATTTCTATCCTCCATTAAATTATAGCTAATATGATATTTGTCGTCATTCTCACACGGAATGGCTCAGTTCATTCACATTGTTCATTCAACTGAATATTATAGCTGGTTTTTCCAGTTATTGATCTTGCCTCATCATCCACCTGTTGCAAATCCTTCCTAGTTTTCTTCATTGCACAATCATGCTCTTTGTGCGTATCAGTAGTAACTTGTTCTTAGCTgctaaaat includes these proteins:
- the LOC107784235 gene encoding uncharacterized protein LOC107784235 isoform X1, which gives rise to MHIEKNICDSLLGTLLEIDGKSKNHEKSRYDLQEIRIRKELQRRINNDGTISLAKSCFYMKPKEKSLFCTVMKNAKLPKGCASNISERVQVKEMKISGYKSHDAHFIMHYLLQVAIRKVLPKNVSLALIRLRNFFRAICSKVIRRRDLETIQSEIVKITCELEKIFHPTFFDIMPHLPIHLVNEIKLGGLAHLRWMYPIERNLCKYKAFVRNRSRPEASIAERFLTYLIFCSRYLHDGVKTKFSRYQTVDDEFSQNLSPIFPNICHLIGSKKKILFSWMHSYVLKHIDMLCSILEMSKWKSLSSKINYINIYLFLYNFFFII